One genomic region from Pyrobaculum islandicum DSM 4184 encodes:
- a CDS encoding DsbA family protein produces MNKNVLIGVALAVVAIAVAIATIFVYKPPQQSNISTTSPSEKVYVYSVKLESAQILQMLAYYIPLKDGLVYGQIANQSATYFFLKNNGIINIIAQSQDRYQKLTYYGKLLEICVNSTTSATIAGEHLTIVNHQCTPSASPLPTAKSFDELVLLIQGLPGPTSTGGWKRSGVSQTPYGQATVYSNTTEVPIMAGLSAILNYEKQVLQDGTIYLLKIQLAYGTNVAATLTYTLKNITKITPDLKKVLDNLSRDVSAERGGGLDILKVAQKIGMSFDGKWPAAIVFFDLQCPYCARLFVYNYTLFEGHKLVLVDLIVHSEALPAHESLRCLYQSSPASVIPTLRELYNRTLALHGNINYTSILPQSRCPIDAKAGMELASLLAGQNVGTPMVVVVYPNGTYATIVGYDPASIAKALKG; encoded by the coding sequence ATGAATAAAAACGTGTTGATAGGGGTGGCGCTAGCCGTAGTAGCAATTGCAGTTGCGATTGCTACAATTTTTGTCTATAAACCGCCGCAACAGAGTAATATTTCAACTACTTCTCCAAGTGAAAAAGTCTATGTGTACTCTGTAAAGTTAGAGAGTGCACAGATATTACAAATGTTAGCGTATTACATACCGCTTAAAGACGGTCTAGTATATGGCCAAATTGCTAACCAGAGCGCTACCTATTTCTTTCTAAAAAACAACGGCATTATTAACATTATAGCGCAATCTCAAGACCGATATCAGAAACTTACTTACTATGGTAAGCTTTTGGAGATTTGTGTCAACTCCACTACGTCGGCGACTATAGCTGGCGAACATTTGACAATTGTCAATCACCAATGTACACCATCTGCATCGCCGCTCCCCACTGCCAAGTCTTTTGATGAACTAGTCCTATTGATACAAGGTCTCCCAGGCCCCACTTCAACAGGCGGTTGGAAGAGGTCAGGAGTTTCACAAACGCCATATGGACAAGCGACTGTATATTCAAACACGACAGAAGTTCCAATAATGGCCGGCCTAAGCGCTATTTTAAACTATGAAAAACAAGTCCTGCAAGACGGCACAATATATCTGCTCAAGATCCAACTTGCCTATGGCACTAATGTTGCCGCCACTCTTACATATACACTGAAAAACATCACTAAGATTACGCCAGATCTCAAAAAGGTGTTAGATAACCTCTCCCGAGATGTTTCAGCAGAGAGAGGGGGAGGTCTCGATATTTTAAAAGTTGCGCAGAAAATTGGAATGTCTTTCGACGGAAAATGGCCTGCAGCTATAGTCTTCTTTGATCTACAATGCCCCTACTGCGCCCGTCTCTTTGTGTATAACTACACGCTGTTTGAAGGACATAAGCTAGTTCTCGTCGACCTAATAGTCCATTCTGAGGCTCTCCCAGCGCATGAAAGTTTGAGATGCCTATACCAGAGCTCGCCTGCCTCGGTTATCCCAACTCTGAGAGAGCTCTACAACAGAACTCTGGCGTTACATGGCAATATTAATTACACAAGTATCCTCCCACAGAGCCGGTGTCCGATAGATGCAAAAGCCGGCATGGAACTTGCCTCTCTTCTCGCCGGTCAAAACGTCGGCACGCCTATGGTTGTAGTGGTATATCCAAATGGGACATACGCTACAATAGTCGGATACGACCCAGCCAGTATTGCAAAGGCACTTAAGGGATAA